The Lysinibacillus pakistanensis genome includes a window with the following:
- a CDS encoding sigma-70 family RNA polymerase sigma factor encodes MEHDISIVQQAIAGDKEAFEQLLILEEEKLFYTALSYVGQKEDALDAIQEAACKAYLSVSQLKQPEFFSTWLFRILIHECYRLLKKGQKMIPYEESELLNRLQHKENVVVNPIDLSEAIKQLNHSQQMAIILFYYYDLPMKDISEVMEKPVSTIKTYLHRGKKQLKRELERSVTFNEKVI; translated from the coding sequence ATGGAACATGATATTTCTATCGTCCAACAGGCTATTGCAGGGGATAAGGAAGCATTTGAGCAGCTACTTATTTTAGAGGAAGAAAAGCTATTTTATACCGCGCTTTCTTATGTTGGCCAAAAGGAAGATGCTTTGGATGCAATTCAAGAGGCAGCATGTAAAGCCTATTTAAGTGTTAGCCAATTAAAGCAACCGGAATTTTTCTCCACATGGCTTTTTCGCATTTTAATCCATGAATGCTACCGCTTACTAAAAAAGGGCCAAAAAATGATTCCTTATGAAGAAAGTGAATTATTAAATCGTTTACAGCATAAAGAAAATGTCGTGGTGAATCCAATCGACCTATCAGAAGCCATAAAGCAATTAAACCATTCTCAGCAAATGGCCATTATTTTATTCTATTATTACGATTTGCCGATGAAAGATATTTCAGAGGTAATGGAAAAGCCTGTTAGCACCATTAAAACGTATCTACATCGTGGAAAAAAACAATTGAAGCGAGAATTAGAAAGGAGTGTAACGTTCAATGAAAAAGTCATTTGA